The following are encoded together in the Oreochromis aureus strain Israel breed Guangdong linkage group 18, ZZ_aureus, whole genome shotgun sequence genome:
- the LOC116309355 gene encoding zinc finger protein 664-like produces MERQRRLLDITWKPQIKLHRTDIPHQHVCEEEEEVLPEQQLWNQERSSSVDQEEPEPPQIKEEQEELCSSQEGEQLGLKEETDTFMVTTAEEGEHSEPGGDGEQLLSDDSPQSEITDEESSKCEESGSSETVTSVPKKRQKRDRSHDDVESWTVSESPCNAATGRESDVCQKSVKNQAQRKKPHTDVKPYPCDTCGKSFRARSTWKRHLVTHTGERPYPCDTCGKSFSRSSNLYDHMRTHTGERPYPCDTCGKSFSRSSTLYIHMRTHTGEKPYHCDTCGKSFSQSSNLYIHRKTHTGEKLFACDTCGKSFTDRSTWKYHLITHTGERPYTCDTCGKSFTRSSHLYIHMRTHTGERPYPCDTCGKSFSQSSRLYIHRRTHTGEKLFACDTCGKSFSRKSILMYHKKTHTGEKPEARKTFQYE; encoded by the exons ATGGAGCGTCAGCGCAGACTGCTGGATATCACCTGGAAACCCCAAATAAAGCTGCACAGGACAG ACATCCCACATCAGCATgtctgtgaggaagaggaggaggttcTCCCTGAGCAGCAGCTCTGGAACCAGGAGAGGAGCTCAAGTGTGGACCAGGAGGAACCAGAAcctccacagattaaagaggaacaggaggaactgtgcagcagtcaggagggagagcagctgggactgaaggaggagactgataCCTTTATGGTGACTACTGCTGAGGAAGGAGAGCACAGTGAACCAGGAGGAGACGGGGAGCAGCTCCTCTCTGATGACTCTCCTCAAAGTGAAATCACAGATGAAGAATCCAGCAAGTGTGAAGAGTCAGGGTCAAGTGAAACTGTGACCTCGGTGCCAAAGAAGAgacagaagagagacagaagtcACGATGATGTGGAGAGCTGGACTGTGTCAGAGAGTCCCTGCAATGCTGCCACAGGTAGAGAGTCTGATGTTTGCCAAAAATCTGTCAAGAATCAGGCCCAAAGAAAGAAACCCCACACTGATGTGAAACCGTATCCTTGTGACACGTGTGGGAAAAGCTTCAGAGCTAGAAGTACGTGGAAACGCCACCTTGTAACTCACACAGGTGAGAGGCCGTATCCCTGTGATACATGTGGGAAAAGTTTCAGTCGAAGCAGTAACTTGTATGATCACATGAGAACCCACACAGGTGAGAGGCCATATCCCTGTGATACATGTGGGAAAAGTTTCAGTCGAAGCAGTACTTTGTATATTCACATGAGAACCCATACAGGGGAGAAGCCATATCACTGTGATACATGTGGGAAAAGCTTCAGTCAAAGCAGTAATTTGTATATTCACAGGAAAACTCACACAGGTGAAAAGCTTTTTGCTTGTGACACGTGTGGGAAAAGCTTCACTGATAGAAGTACCTGGAAATACCACCTTATCACCCACACAGGTGAGAGGCCATATACCTGTGATACATGTGGGAAAAGTTTCACTCGAAGCAGTCATTTGTATATTCACATGAGAACTCACACAGGTGAGAGGCCATATCCCTGTGATACATGTGGGAAAAGTTTCAGCCAAAGCAGTCGTTTGTATATTCACAGGAGAACCCACACAGGTGAAAAGCTTTTTGCGTGTGATACATGTGGGAAAAGTTTCAGTCGAAAAAGTATTTTGATGTATCACAAGAAAACTCACACCGGTGAGAAGCCGGAAGCTCGTAAAACGTTTCAGTATGAGTAG